A part of Anolis sagrei isolate rAnoSag1 chromosome 3, rAnoSag1.mat, whole genome shotgun sequence genomic DNA contains:
- the GPR161 gene encoding G-protein coupled receptor 161, whose product MMSINSSLSHKNASGNLTLPENGVGRITESIAIIVIAIFICLGNLVIVLTLYKRSYLLTLSNKFVFSLTLSNFLLSVLVLPFVVTSSIKREWIFGVVWCNFSALLYMLISSASMLTLGLIAIDRYYAVLYPMVYPMKITGNRAVVAIVYVWLHSLIGCLPPLFGWSSLEFDQFKWMCVAAWHKQAGYTAFWQIWCALLPFMIMMICYGFIFRVARIKARKIHCGSVVIAEEDTQRNGRKNSSTSTSSSGSRRNAFQGVVYSANQCKALITILVVIGAFVITWGPYMVVITTEALWGKNSISPTLETLATWLSFTSAICHPLIYGLWNKTVRKELLGMCFGDRYYRESFVQRQRTSRLFSISNRITDLGLSPHLTALMAGERTLGHSSSTGDTGFSYSQDSGTDVMLLEDYSSDGMHHPHCVYPHRRRSSVTFEDEVEHIKDTTKNSVLHVKAEVHKSLDSYASSLAKAIETDVRIALFGGDVLAGSLFPVRTMGNSSTCARRGGRTHAGQRLQLQSIEEGNT is encoded by the exons ATGATGAGCATCAACTCCTCTCTCAGCCACAAGAACGCCTCAGGGAACCTTACACTTCCAGAGAATGGAGTAGGCAGAATTACAGAGTCAATTGCAATTATTGTCATTGCCATCTTCATCTGTTTAGGAAACCTGGTCATTGTCCTGACCCTCTACAAAAGGTCATACCTCCTCACACTCAGCAACAAGTTTGTGTTCAGCCTGACTCTATCCAACTTCCTCCTTTCGGTACTTGTGCTTCCTTTCGTTGTGACCAGTTCCATTAAGCGAGAATGGATCTTTGGCGTCGTTTGGTGCAATTTTTCAGCCTTGCTGTATATGCTGATCAGCTCTGCCAGTATGCTCACGCTCGGACTCATTGCTATCGACCG GTACTACGCTGTCCTATACCCAATGGTTTACCCAATGAAGATTACGGGTAACAGAGCAGTGGTGGCTATTGTGTACGTGTGGCTCCATTCTCTCATTGGgtgccttcctcccctctttggtTGGTCTTCCCTAGAGTTCGACCAGTTCAAATGGATGTGTGTGGCTGCATGGCATAAACAGGCAGGTTACACTGCTTTTTGGCAGATCTGGTGTGCATTGCTGCCCTTCATGATCATGATGATATGCTATGGATTCATCTTCCGGGTGGCTCGGATTAAAGCTCGGAAGATTCATTGTGGCAGTGTGGTCATTGCAGAGGAAGATACTCaaaggaatgggagaaagaactccagtACTTCAACGTCCTCCTCGGGAAGCCGAAGGAATGCTTTCCAAGGGGTGGTTTATTCTGCCAACCAATGCAAAGCTTTGATAACCATCTTGGTTGTGATTGGTGCTTTCGTCATCACATGGGGGCCTTACATGGTGGTTATTACCACTGAGGCACTTTGGGGGAAAAACAGCATTTCCCCAACTTTGGAGACATTGGCAACATGGTTATCTTTCACAAGTGCCATTTGCCACCCTTTGATTTATGGACTATGGAATAAAACGGTACGCAAGGAGTTGCTAGGAATGTGTTTCGGAGACCGATACTACCGAGAATCATTTGTGCAGCGACAAAGGACATCCAGATTATTTAGTATTTCAAATAGGATTACAG ATTTAGGACTGTCTCCACACCTCACAGCTCTTATGGCAGGTGAAAGGACTTTAGGACATAGCAGTAGCACAGGAGATACAGGATTCAGCTACTCTCAGGattcag GAACAGATGTCATGCTACTTGAAGACTATAGTTCTGATGGAATGCATCACCCACATTGTGTGTATCCTCATCGACGGAGGAGTTCAGTGACATTTGAAGATGAAGTGGAACATATTAAAG acACAACAAAGAATTCTGTCCTTCATGTAAAAGCAGAAGTTCATAAGTCTCTGGACAGTTATGCATCCAGCTTGGCCAAAGCTATTGAAACTGACGTGAGGATCGCTTTGTTTGGCGGAGATGTTTTAGCTGGTTCTTTGTTCCCAGTACGAACTATGGGAAACAGCAGCACCTGCGCACGGCGCGGTGGCCGGACCCATGCTGGCCAAAGATTACAGCTGCAGAGCATTGAGGAAGGAAACACTTAA